A region of the Bacteroidales bacterium genome:
AGGACTTTCGACAGGAGTTTTCATTTATCGCTCAAGCTTTTGTTCTGATTAACAATCATTGAGTTTAGGTTCAGAAACAGTAGTGTCCGGTAAACTAGAAGGAGATTCCTCACCGCCGCGGCGGTGAGGAATCTCAAACCCATTTTGGAATATTATCATCATTTTTTAGTTGAATACTACTGGTTCAAAAATTGAACTGAACTCTTATTGTTGCCTTCTTAGCATTTTTTCTGGCCCAAATGAAGCGCTGTAAGCGGAACTTCCTACTTTTGTCCCGCAGGCAATAATTACATAAAACCAATATTGTGACACTTATACAAACGCTTAAACTTGGAAGGTCATACAAAAAAGGGCAAATCATCATTCCTGCGCTGCAAGATGTTTCATTTGCGATGCAGGAAGGTGAATTCCTTGCAATTGTAGGCAAATCAGGTTCCGGGAAATCTACCATTCTCAACCTTGTGGGTGCACTGGATAAAGCCACAACTGGCAGCATTTTCTTCAACGGAAAAGACCTGGCGCAAATGTCCAGATCAGAAATGGCAAATCACCGCCGATTCTCAGTAGGCATGATTTTTCAATCTTTTAATCTGATCCCTTCCTTCAATGCACTTCAAAATGTTGAGCTGGCTTTGACTTTCGGCGGAATGCCTCGAAGCAAAAGAAAAAACAAAGCAACTGAACTGCTGGTTAAAATGGGCCTTGAAAACCGGCTTACCCACCGCCCTGATGAACTTTCGGGTGGCGAAACCCAGCGTGTGGCAATTGCCAGGGCGCTTGCTAACAGTCCAGAGGTACTGCTTGCCGATGAGCCTACCGGCAACCTTGATAGTGAAACATCAGCCGAAATTATGGCATTGCTGATGGATTTGAACAAAAATCATAGCCTTTCAATTATACTTGTTACTCACGATCTTGAAACAGCAGAAAAAGTTTCTGACACAATCATCAGGTTAAAAGATGGCCGTATTGCCGAAACCATTCAAAAAAGGAGGGTCTATGAATCTTAATGATATGGTCATGCTGGGCTTTTCGAACCTGTGGCGAACAAAGCTTCGCACATTGCTCACAATCCTTGGCGTGGTGATCGGCATTGGCGCACTCACATCAATGGTTTCTTTTGGAACCGGTATGCAGA
Encoded here:
- a CDS encoding ABC transporter ATP-binding protein, translating into MQEGEFLAIVGKSGSGKSTILNLVGALDKATTGSIFFNGKDLAQMSRSEMANHRRFSVGMIFQSFNLIPSFNALQNVELALTFGGMPRSKRKNKATELLVKMGLENRLTHRPDELSGGETQRVAIARALANSPEVLLADEPTGNLDSETSAEIMALLMDLNKNHSLSIILVTHDLETAEKVSDTIIRLKDGRIAETIQKRRVYES